DNA sequence from the Epinephelus moara isolate mb chromosome 3, YSFRI_EMoa_1.0, whole genome shotgun sequence genome:
CGTTTACAGCACCTCAGTGCATGAGAGGGCGCCATCTTTAATCCGTATGGGACATTAGCTGGCGGTGACGTCATTTCCATGGTGTTAAATGAGTGAGCCAAAGATGATAGAAGACCAAGATAGACACCTGAGAGCGCGGCACTCTGGAACAAGCGCCCGTGTTTTTAAAGGTCCCGCGCGTGATTTTAATATACTTTTAACGCTTGGTTGATAAATTGCACTCATGAGACTGCTTTGTTTTGACTACAAAcacaataacaaataaaagtgatgCCCTGTCAAGAGTAGCTTACTTTTAAACGTACCAATCAACCATCACAGGACACTACGGTGACTCATCTTGCATCTTAGCATCTTTGTTTGACTGTGTAAATAAATGCTTTCTTTAACCATAGGCTGTTTTCTTGGCTTTTTATATCAGGATTTAGAACATATtgaatggttaaaaaaataaattcataataagataaaaagaaaatgtacctAGAAataatttcagtgatttaaagtACCCAATGCCATTTAAAAGACTAAATCTGCATTAATTGAATTATTTTTGGCCACACGGGGGCAGAGAAACTCCATAACAAGCTGAAAGCTCAGCATCTGTTATAATATTAGCTCATGGTAAACACGTCATGGCATCCTcccaggctgaaaaattaagccagttaactgcaaaaactgcagttgaattttattttttataatttactcatttacattttagtaagGTCTAAAgctatgcatatttaagggtgggtCTGCtagagtgacaggctgtctgcaacgTGTGGTTTTCACAGTCAGACCcacccttgctcctccacagctccaacctctcatTCAAATGtggccacttctggctccaaaaaaacaaggatGCCGATGGCCAAAATACCAAATTTGcagcttcaaaacagcagtccacaaaccaatggatgatgtCACGTTAGTTAcctccattatttatacagtctatgggacaCATGAGCATTTATATGGGATCGTGCAGTGTTTCCAGCTAcgtgatgaatgtaagtccaatatttacactccttttagctctgttttggacTCCACCAACATCTTAGCTGCTAGATGTTCTTTCTTTACTAGTTTCACGAAAGCTGATTTTTCAGGTCGtaaaaccaattaaaaaaagctaaaaatgatgtgtgtgtatatcacTACAAGTGACACCCTTCACATTGGTAATTTGATTTAGACCAACTTTGTAAGCACCCATTTTAGCAATATTCAGCCACCTCCCAAACTTATTACTCCATGTAGGACATTAAATGACATGGACATCAGGGTTGGCTTTAAGTCTGACATAAATATACCTCAATAATATTCATTTACAGGCATTTAATTCGTTGCATCCCATTACATTTACATGCTGTGCTGCCTCTACTGCAAATACTGTGAGTTGTCTGGCTGCTTACATGATGCATAAAGTGATAGCTTTGTGTCATAGCTTTTTTGATGTGATGGAGatagaaagagagtgagaggggaGGATCCAGCTCCCACTAAGACACGGGAGATCTCTGAAGCTCCGAATCTCACCGGGCCTGTTCTGCCATTTGCCCTGCGGGCATTCTCTGGGGTACCTGCACAGACAAGCAAAGGCCATCCAGGCCATCTATGCACTGACTGTAGCCACTAGGCACACCACAAGGTTTGAGCACAGAGTCACTTACATGTGGCTGAGGTGATGCCACAACGTCAGCTCTATGGCCCCTAACCAGGAATCAAAGTTCTCCATGTCTCTAGCAGCAGGTGAAGTTAAGGGAAGCTTTAATAATGCCAGTCACAGCAGCTCTTTTTATTAGTAACAGACAGTTTAAAAAGTCAGACTTCAGGAGAATACTGTTcttccaaaaacaaaactatactCTTCCCTCAATGTTGCAGCTTGGCAAATATGAAGATAAAGCATCCCACATTTATTACACAGCATCCCAAATATGCTTTCCAGGGCAGATCTCAATTTCTGTTTCAGGAGACACAGAAATTCCATCAGTGCATGCAGTGTGCACATTTAAgtacaagcatttttttttaatgaattgataAAGTTATTGTATTCAGATTCCAATAGAGGCACTTTGAATGTGTGTTATGTATTTAGACATATTGAAAAGTAAAAGATGACAAAAGACAAATAACATCTGAGGaaattttaatgtcttttccatttattttcagtgaAGAAACATTATGTACATTGTGATATATTGCACTTGAATAAACCAGTAAATACTTCCTTGTCATTGGTTAATTTAATTGATAACCTCATTTGACACATTATGAACCAGGTTATTGACCAACAGCCTGTAAGGAGACCAACAAAAAAGATCAAACCAAGATGACCTTATTGTACATGTTCACTGAGTGTGGATGCAGCTTTGAGAGAGGAGCGTGTGGTCTTCTTAGGtgaagagggggaggaaggaggggacagagaggagggggaggcagaggcagaggcagaggctgaggctgaggctgaggctgagaAGTCAGGAGAAACAGACCGTCTTCTGGTGGGACTGCTGCTGGGGGAGCCGCGGGGCGAGGAGTAAGGTGAAAGGGCCTGTAGCATACGGCCACTGCGTTCCTGAATCGCATGCTAAACAAGGACAGAGATGGAAGACAGTTTTAATGTGTTGTAATGTTGTGCTCAGTTGTTTAGTCACTTTTTGGCTCTGGAAGTATCAAGGTATAACAGTATAGTAGAGTATTTTGAAATCCTGACAGTATGAACTTCAAtaccatcaaaaatacagatgctaCTCTTTCTAATAAATGAATACAGAGATGTTGTATGGAGGCAATGTAGTGCACAACAGGTGCCACTAGAGGCCAGTCTCTTCCGGTGGAACAGCAGCTGAGCTAAGAAAGATGGCGACTGtaagtggtggggataacgttacaagACTGTAAATAGCTGGCCAAGAACAGCAGAGATAAACAGCAGGGAAAACAGTGGTAGAGCAaccatattttcacatctaactcatGTTGTTTAATAAGGAAAATGGATGTATGAATATTTActttcttgacattttgtgacaGTTTCTTAGGCTGAAAAAGTTAAGAGAGCCTGTGGAACCCAGCAGACTCGCCACTCGAACACACTGAAACTACAGGGCACGCAACAGTTGTTATGTTGACAGTGGCCATTTGGAAAATTTTAAAATACCACCCAATCATAGACAGTGTCACAGCCTACATGTCACTATGAATTCTATCACCAGCAGCTcagcttttacattttttttttaacacaaatactgtcatatactgtatactcTGGTGAAATTCCTAGGAAGctatgaaaaaatagataccgCCCAAGTCTACTCACTTTCACCCAATCTGCCATAGTTATTTATACTTCAGCTATTTCCCACATTACCCAGAGTGCCTTTCATCATTGACCAGAGTATGGCCAAAAATGATATTGTATTTAGTTGTGAGTTACAGTATATGTTAAATAGGTCTTAATTTGTGACATGGTCCAGTGTATATAGTAAGCCAGTGTTGATCTCAGATGAAACTATAGATGTAGAGACTCAAATTTTAAACATGGTAATTATGAAGTGAGATCTGAAATTATaagatgcctttttttttctatgatttTTTGGTGAATTTATACTGTGCCCGTGATGGAGATACCATCAGAGACACCACTATCCCTATACAGCGTGGGCTGGGCTAATTTTAGGAGTGTGTCTGAGTTCAGATTTAACTGATTTGAGTCACGACTATGATAAAAGGTTTTACAAGGAAGTTTCAAGCTATTTTAAATCCTTTCCCCATGTTGTGTCAGGTAATTGCCTGTGTTAGTGTATAAATGACAAATTTGTGGTTATGAGCAGGACTATTTTTTGGCAAGACACAGTGACTTACTGGAGTCTCCTGGTAACCACACAGTAACAACAAGACTTGAGCAAATTACATAACTTCTATATATTTTtctataaaacaacaaatgtaatgtaatgttaatgtGGATTAATATAAAAGTGAACATGCCCAGGCTCCATCAGGTCCAAAAAGCTCCAGGAAGTTGCCAATGAATTCTCGCGACTTTTCTTCCCACTTGTGGATGAGGTCTTGACTCTTCTCTTCCACTCTGTAGACAAAGTGTTTGGACTTTTCCTCCACTGTACGGACCGTCTCTTTCATCTTGTCCACCTGCTCCTGCAGACGGTATTTCTTCTCCTGTAAGTAAGAGACAAAGCAAGTTATCATAAGTAcatctgtgatttttttcctccagtgttcatttaaaaatgtcaacatttagtttgtatttttttccattcGGCAAAATATAATTTCACTAACATTAATGAATCCAACATTCAGTTCTCGAGCTGTGTAGCCTCTTTGCAGGTTGCGTCGAACATAGATGTCATAGTCACGGACGATTCGAGTGATCAGATCAGATGTGGAGATGCCTTCTGTCCTCTGAGTGGCCACAAACATCCCtgacattaaaacataaattcTTATAACTAATGTGAGAAATTACAGAGGAAGAATTCACTATATGAATATTCATATCTTCACCTGCTTCCTTGATGTGTTTATAAACATCGTGTGATCCAGCAGAGGTGTAAGGGATGTCGTCATGGGCCACAAAGTCAATCTGTAAGTGCAATATTACAGTATTCAGACTGACTGAACACCAGATACCTTTGTTGTTGTCACTGTATGACATTGTGAGAAGCTGTTTGTGCAATGACTGCGTGGTCTTTGACCTTATGTTTCTTGAGGAACTCTGCGGAAAGGGTCCAGGGAGCGTCTCGCACCACCTCGTCAACGTAACGGCAGTGCCTCAGGGCTTCGTAGCGTTCATTCTCTGTCATCACCGTGTAACCCTTAAACTTGTGGGTGAGCTCGTCACTGCAGACTAAAGACAGAGATCTGGATTTAGTATTAAGGGATAGTAAGGGTTAATATGGAATAAGTAAACTGGAATAAACCACTTAAAGAGCCATAAGATTTTGGTCCTATTCAGGCCATTTTGTTTAAAGATTATGATTCGTGTTTAGCAGTGTGTTTTCCTGCATCAGAGGGAGTGAGAGCCATACTTTACCTCCTACTATCAGGTATGTGTTGGGGAAAACATTTTTGGCCTGCATTAGAGCTCGAGCATGCCCCGAATGGAAAAGATCAAAGATCCCATCAGCGTAGACTCGCACCGGACGATGAGCTACAAGATAAGAATTGTGATAAACACGTTTTTAAATACCAACATGACGCTACAAAACATCACTTTCTTTGTTCTGTTATCTATAGAGATTTACTGATGTGGTATTTTGAAGTTGATGCCAATATCTGACCAGCCACTTCTAATCTGTTGCTAACTCGTTCGTCAAATGGCGTGACACATTCCTGAAGGAAAAGATCATAATAATACCAAAGAAACTATCAGTCAATTAACTAGCAATAAAACCATATTGCACTTATACTAAAATCACGTTGCACAGCTGATATCAGCTGATACCAGCATACTGAAGCATCTGGAGTCAGCAATTCTCCTGCTAGCCTTCCCTGATTCGTTGCTGCCACTAGCTGAGGCTGACAAGAGGACACTGAGTTGCATGACATTAATGAGCGATGATAACAAAAACTATAGAGAAGTGTGACCTGGTGTGCCCCTTCGTGCTTGGGCAAGGGTCAACTTTTCATGGGGGACCTCTGATTCACAACCTGTAGACTTGGCAAAAGCAGCTGGTTCCCGGAGAGCCTGAatacagagagagcagaggaaaacaaaaaccacATGTTGAACGTAATTAAATGCTTTCCAGTTTAGTTCATCCATCTCCTAAACGTCTTATCCTGCACAGGGTCTCATTGTGCATTAAGTGACAGGAAAGGTTCAAACTAAACAAGCTGTTACAGCTGTTATATACAGACATGCATAGTCATACTTGCATTCATGCCTAAGGGCAGTTGTACAGTTCCAGTTTAACTAGCCTGTATGTATTGGGAGTGTGTGGGAGGACAGGGGTGTTGCAGGGAGTTATTTGAAATATGCAGgcaatcaaaaacaaacagtgtggGAGGACAGAATACAACAACAGTGTTACTGCAGAATTATAACAAAGCAGTTAAGAGTGTAGATTTCACTTCAGTATTGAGGGGGACACATATATAACAGGGGTTTGGGGGTCCCCTGCTAGAGAtttctgagcatcaaacacttaattccCATAAATTATTGTGATAATTTATGCACCaattgtgccttttctgcatcaatttatggagtaaatgtttttattgggtggggtggggggcgAATGTAGCCTGGTAAGACCGTCCTGAGGGCGTAAGCTCAACattctgtctcactctctgtatcagtctgcaTTTGGTGCCgccccaaacactttccagaaattaaaatccaatcgGGGCCAATCAGGAACTGCATTGTAGTTGATGCAATACAATGCAGGCCGcagcttgcagaacagtaatgCAACAAACACTAACTCTAACATAGGtagagtaaacacagcaataagtgaAGTTACTGCAGAAATAGAGTCAGTAACAACAAAATGCACTCATGGAGTTACTCGAAGGAAAATACATTTTCGCCATTCTTTCAACTGAATTTTGCAAAAGCTTCATTTATCAACTGGTTCCGTCGGTGATGAAGATGTTCCCCATTGTTTCGTGACGCTGATTGGAAGAAGGAGTTTGTCTATCAAGGCAAGAACTCCTGCCCgctgaaagtgtttggggcaACACCGGGTTCAGACTGATACAGTGagcgaaacagaatgttgagctcatgtcATCAAGATGGTCTTACCAGTCTAGGACAAAATTAAGACGGGCTTGTCCCCTACTTGTCCCCTAGTCATCATTTTCCC
Encoded proteins:
- the LOC126387794 gene encoding choline-phosphate cytidylyltransferase B-like, coding for MAGRRRGRGSNVQQQQTPRNQRGGSRRALREPAAFAKSTGCESEVPHEKLTLAQARRGTPAHRPVRVYADGIFDLFHSGHARALMQAKNVFPNTYLIVGVCSDELTHKFKGYTVMTENERYEALRHCRYVDEVVRDAPWTLSAEFLKKHKIDFVAHDDIPYTSAGSHDVYKHIKEAGMFVATQRTEGISTSDLITRIVRDYDIYVRRNLQRGYTARELNVGFINEKKYRLQEQVDKMKETVRTVEEKSKHFVYRVEEKSQDLIHKWEEKSREFIGNFLELFGPDGAWHAIQERSGRMLQALSPYSSPRGSPSSSPTRRRSVSPDFSASASASASASASASPSSLSPPSSPSSPKKTTRSSLKAASTLSEHVQ